One segment of Haloplanus natans DSM 17983 DNA contains the following:
- a CDS encoding DUF7537 family lipoprotein, with amino-acid sequence MQWNRLVTLGVAVLMLTAGCLGGGTPADGPELTDPEAALRDAGSFTVTWQYAGVDASGARTEVHQKYYADLRGERSLASTSSFRDGQPDGTTEQFVADGTIYLRTGPADAPSYAAYPGTADVVGTAIALSQARAYGANEDMTKRGTERFDGVTVTRYELSEADSQLIQAGSAATGGAPGTAEITDFHYVVLVDADGLSRYESWSFTGRTAEGRTVSGEWEYSLTTVGSTAVEDPGWLAAAQATVNA; translated from the coding sequence ATGCAGTGGAATCGTTTGGTCACGCTGGGTGTCGCCGTACTGATGCTGACGGCCGGCTGTCTCGGTGGCGGCACTCCCGCCGACGGTCCGGAGCTGACCGATCCGGAGGCGGCGCTACGTGACGCCGGGAGCTTCACGGTCACGTGGCAGTACGCCGGCGTCGACGCGAGCGGAGCCCGAACCGAGGTGCACCAGAAGTACTACGCCGACCTGCGTGGCGAACGCTCGCTTGCGAGTACGTCGTCGTTCCGCGACGGCCAACCCGACGGCACCACCGAGCAGTTCGTCGCCGACGGGACGATCTACCTCCGCACGGGCCCGGCGGACGCGCCCTCGTACGCCGCCTACCCCGGCACCGCGGACGTGGTCGGCACCGCCATCGCGCTCTCGCAGGCTCGCGCCTACGGCGCGAACGAGGACATGACAAAGCGCGGCACCGAGCGCTTCGACGGCGTGACCGTCACCCGCTACGAACTCTCCGAAGCCGATTCGCAGTTGATCCAAGCCGGCTCCGCGGCGACGGGCGGCGCGCCCGGCACCGCCGAAATCACCGACTTCCACTACGTCGTCCTCGTCGACGCGGACGGCCTCTCGCGATACGAGTCGTGGTCGTTCACCGGTCGAACCGCGGAAGGCCGGACGGTGAGCGGCGAGTGGGAGTACTCGCTGACGACGGTCGGATCGACGGCAGTCGAAGACCCCGGGTGGCTGGCGGCGGCGCAGGCGACGGTGAACGCGTGA
- a CDS encoding translation initiation factor IF-6, which produces MLRASFAGSSYVGVFARATNDCLLVRPDADEDTVAAMASELDIDAVPTTVGGSGTVGALAAGNETGLLVSGRATGREIDAIEEATDLPVTELPGRINAAGNVVLANDYGAYVHPDLSREAVRAVKSALDVPVERGDLADVRTVGTAAVATNEGVLCHPKAREPELEAIEDVLDVRADIGTVNYGAPLVGSGLVANDSGYVVGTDTTGPELGRIEETLGYIE; this is translated from the coding sequence GTGTTACGCGCCTCCTTCGCCGGGTCGTCCTACGTCGGGGTGTTCGCGCGGGCGACGAACGACTGTCTGCTCGTGCGCCCCGACGCCGACGAAGACACCGTCGCCGCCATGGCATCGGAACTCGACATCGACGCCGTGCCGACGACGGTCGGTGGCTCCGGCACCGTCGGCGCCCTCGCGGCCGGCAACGAGACCGGCCTGCTCGTCTCCGGCCGGGCGACCGGCCGCGAGATAGACGCCATCGAGGAGGCGACGGACCTGCCCGTGACCGAACTTCCCGGTCGCATCAACGCCGCCGGCAACGTCGTTCTCGCGAACGATTACGGCGCGTACGTCCACCCGGACCTGAGCCGGGAGGCCGTTCGGGCCGTCAAATCGGCGCTCGACGTGCCCGTCGAGCGCGGTGACCTCGCCGACGTGCGCACTGTCGGCACCGCCGCTGTCGCGACCAACGAGGGCGTCCTCTGTCACCCGAAAGCACGGGAACCGGAGTTGGAGGCCATCGAGGACGTACTCGACGTGCGCGCCGACATCGGCACCGTCAACTACGGCGCGCCGCTGGTCGGCTCCGGCCTCGTCGCCAACGATTCGGGCTACGTCGTTGGGACCGACACCACCGGCCCGGAACTGGGTCGCATCGAGGAGACGCTCGGCTACATCGAGTAG
- a CDS encoding 50S ribosomal protein L31e, producing MSANDFEERVVTVPLRDAKAAPSNKRADRAMKLVREHLAKHFKVDESEVRLDPGINEAMWAQGRNNPPSKLRVRAARFVEDGEPTVEAEIAD from the coding sequence ATGAGCGCGAACGACTTCGAGGAGCGCGTCGTCACCGTTCCGCTTCGCGATGCGAAGGCCGCGCCGTCGAACAAGCGCGCCGACCGCGCGATGAAACTCGTTCGCGAGCATCTCGCGAAACACTTCAAGGTCGACGAGAGCGAGGTCCGACTCGACCCCGGCATCAACGAGGCGATGTGGGCGCAGGGCCGCAACAACCCGCCAAGCAAGCTTCGCGTTCGCGCTGCCCGCTTCGTCGAGGACGGGGAACCGACCGTCGAAGCCGAGATCGCCGACTAA
- a CDS encoding DUF2589 domain-containing protein, whose translation MPNPNFPGELGSIPYGTIIGGPLNAAVEANADASMTAAKFIQDVGFQDAADDWESSRKPVYVTFSYKKTVIDDESGAESTKEFEMRVPLLLLVNIPYFEVSRVTVDFNVKLNSVQTYATSSKFDIDSEVKGKQGWFTGNVKWKVSASYQKQKSQSQKIERTYDQSVHVEAESVEPPTGVTRVFDVLEETITETETTESSPSP comes from the coding sequence ATGCCCAATCCAAACTTCCCCGGCGAGTTAGGTAGTATTCCCTACGGGACGATCATCGGCGGGCCACTCAACGCGGCCGTCGAGGCGAACGCCGACGCGTCGATGACGGCCGCGAAGTTCATCCAGGACGTCGGCTTCCAGGACGCGGCCGACGACTGGGAGTCGTCGCGGAAGCCGGTGTACGTGACGTTTTCGTACAAGAAGACGGTCATCGACGACGAATCGGGCGCCGAGTCGACAAAGGAGTTCGAGATGCGGGTGCCGCTCCTGTTGCTGGTCAACATTCCGTACTTCGAAGTCAGCCGGGTCACCGTCGATTTCAACGTCAAACTGAACTCCGTCCAGACGTACGCGACGTCGAGCAAGTTCGATATCGACAGCGAGGTCAAGGGCAAACAGGGCTGGTTCACGGGCAACGTCAAGTGGAAGGTGAGTGCGAGTTACCAGAAACAGAAGAGCCAGTCCCAGAAGATCGAGCGGACCTACGACCAGAGCGTCCACGTCGAGGCGGAGAGCGTCGAACCGCCGACGGGCGTCACCAGAGTGTTCGACGTTCTGGAAGAGACGATCACCGAAACGGAGACGACCGAGTCGTCGCCGAGTCCGTAG
- the pfdA gene encoding prefoldin subunit alpha — MGGGGQQQLQQLSQELEAIDEEIEELESEIEGLRTRQSEIDEAIEAIETLDSGSTVQVPLGGGAYLRAEIQDIDEVIVDLGGGYAAEQEQDGAVDALERKKGVLDDRIEDVQDEISELEAESSEIEQQAQQMQQQMQQQQMQQLQQQQEQGDE, encoded by the coding sequence ATGGGTGGCGGCGGTCAGCAGCAACTTCAGCAGCTCTCCCAGGAACTCGAAGCGATCGACGAGGAGATCGAAGAGCTGGAAAGCGAAATCGAGGGGCTCCGGACCCGTCAGAGCGAGATCGACGAGGCCATCGAGGCCATCGAGACGCTCGACAGCGGCTCCACGGTGCAGGTCCCGCTCGGCGGCGGCGCGTACCTCCGCGCGGAAATCCAGGACATCGACGAGGTGATCGTCGACCTCGGTGGCGGCTACGCGGCCGAACAGGAGCAGGACGGTGCCGTCGACGCGCTCGAACGCAAGAAGGGCGTCCTCGACGACCGGATCGAAGACGTGCAGGACGAAATCTCCGAACTCGAAGCCGAGAGCAGCGAGATCGAACAGCAGGCCCAGCAGATGCAACAGCAGATGCAGCAACAGCAGATGCAGCAGCTCCAGCAACAGCAAGAGCAGGGCGACGAGTAG
- a CDS encoding universal stress protein, with product MYTVLVPLDSSRERERTQISALIDLPVDRDEVEVVLTHVLTGEEERAPKEMQRPERVALVKEARERLDDEGFSVTVRSAHSPPEEGIVDLAERANVDHIVLGGRKRSPAGKALFGSVTQGVILNTDLPVTVTGGASESR from the coding sequence ATGTACACGGTGCTCGTACCACTCGACAGCAGTAGAGAGCGTGAACGAACGCAGATATCCGCGCTGATCGACCTCCCCGTCGACAGGGACGAGGTTGAAGTCGTGCTCACACACGTCCTGACGGGCGAGGAGGAACGAGCACCGAAGGAGATGCAACGCCCGGAACGGGTCGCCCTCGTCAAGGAGGCACGGGAGCGGTTGGACGACGAGGGGTTCTCGGTCACCGTCCGGAGTGCGCACTCCCCGCCCGAGGAAGGCATCGTGGATCTGGCGGAGCGAGCCAACGTCGACCACATCGTTCTCGGTGGACGCAAGCGCTCCCCCGCGGGCAAGGCGCTGTTCGGAAGCGTCACGCAGGGTGTCATCCTCAACACGGATCTGCCGGTGACGGTGACCGGCGGAGCCTCGGAGAGCCGGTAA
- a CDS encoding Ntn hydrolase family protein produces the protein MSTVLGVACAGGVVLAGDRVAVYRGQVRSRSRRHVFDFGRAGAAVVAADVDGFADRLAGDVRAYRTERGDLGIDPFTRLASDLADEFDASVVLAAADGGPCLRAVTANGGVATDDVAAFGSGTSVVLGALEAGHDPDATLDEATTLARDALSAAAERDAGTGTEFDVYRLPA, from the coding sequence ATGAGCACCGTCCTCGGCGTTGCGTGTGCCGGTGGCGTCGTCCTCGCGGGCGACCGCGTGGCGGTGTATCGAGGACAGGTTCGCAGCCGGTCCCGCCGACACGTCTTCGACTTCGGCCGCGCCGGCGCCGCCGTCGTGGCCGCGGACGTGGACGGCTTCGCCGACCGACTCGCCGGCGACGTGCGTGCCTACCGTACCGAACGCGGCGATCTGGGAATCGACCCGTTCACCCGCCTGGCGAGCGACCTCGCCGACGAGTTCGACGCGTCGGTCGTCCTCGCCGCCGCCGACGGCGGGCCGTGTCTCCGAGCCGTCACCGCCAACGGTGGCGTCGCTACCGACGACGTGGCGGCGTTCGGAAGCGGCACGTCGGTGGTCCTGGGTGCCCTCGAAGCGGGCCACGACCCCGACGCGACCCTCGACGAGGCGACGACGCTCGCCCGCGACGCGCTCTCGGCGGCCGCCGAACGCGACGCCGGGACGGGGACCGAGTTCGACGTGTACCGACTCCCGGCGTGA
- a CDS encoding sugar kinase — protein MTDLVTVGEATLRFSPPRGERIETAGTFAAHVGGPESNVAAAAATMGLDAVWLSKLPDTALGRRVVGDLRRHGVRTGVVWTDADDGRLSTAFVERGGTAGATTVTDRDDAAVTTMTEDDVPLGVLRDAETVFVGGATPARSETLLETTEWLLSVASDAGATCAFDTRFGATGLDAATARELYDRLLDDVDVLIVDETDAEAVYGLDGDVVPTGHSLRTRYDCETVVVTREDPTHAVVGLEGESIYEVPPYEADTRDPAGVHDAFVGGFLSGRHRGAGVREALRDGAATAALKRTIVGDAVVGSRRDVVEIQARRER, from the coding sequence GTGACCGATCTGGTAACCGTCGGCGAAGCCACCCTCCGGTTCTCGCCGCCACGTGGCGAACGCATCGAGACGGCGGGGACGTTCGCGGCCCACGTGGGCGGTCCGGAGAGCAACGTCGCGGCCGCGGCGGCGACGATGGGGCTCGACGCCGTCTGGCTGTCGAAACTCCCCGACACGGCGCTCGGGCGGCGGGTGGTCGGCGACCTGCGCCGGCACGGCGTCCGGACGGGCGTGGTGTGGACCGACGCCGACGACGGCCGGCTGTCGACCGCGTTCGTCGAGCGCGGCGGGACCGCCGGGGCGACGACCGTTACGGACCGCGACGACGCCGCGGTGACGACGATGACCGAAGACGACGTGCCACTCGGCGTGCTCCGCGACGCCGAGACGGTGTTCGTCGGCGGCGCGACGCCCGCCCGCTCGGAGACGCTCTTGGAGACGACGGAGTGGCTCCTGTCGGTGGCGAGCGACGCGGGGGCGACGTGCGCGTTCGACACGCGGTTCGGGGCGACGGGGCTCGACGCCGCGACGGCCCGTGAACTGTACGACCGCCTGCTCGACGACGTGGACGTGTTGATCGTCGACGAGACGGACGCCGAGGCGGTGTACGGCCTCGACGGCGACGTGGTGCCGACGGGCCACAGCCTCCGGACGCGGTACGACTGCGAGACGGTGGTCGTCACCCGCGAGGACCCGACCCACGCGGTCGTCGGGCTGGAAGGCGAGTCGATCTACGAAGTACCGCCGTACGAAGCCGACACGCGGGACCCTGCGGGCGTCCACGACGCGTTCGTCGGTGGCTTTCTGTCGGGACGACACCGCGGCGCCGGCGTACGGGAGGCGTTGCGCGACGGCGCGGCGACCGCGGCGCTCAAACGGACCATCGTCGGTGACGCCGTCGTCGGCTCGCGCCGGGACGTCGTGGAGATACAGGCTCGCCGGGAGCGGTAG
- a CDS encoding winged helix-turn-helix domain-containing protein, whose amino-acid sequence MDSLSGRERVRHVVELLDEPTPVQEIADRADVSRPTADDELQRLRSDDWVTETTVDGTKAYDLNPVRMLFDEVTDLIEAHSRDELESQLTELKEEQEELATAYDVSSLGEFRGELADEEFSAEERRERRNVIATWEAINTELGLVKHALQLYDDVVELPSPWTDSPSTLA is encoded by the coding sequence ATGGATAGTCTGAGCGGGCGTGAGCGTGTCCGGCACGTCGTCGAGTTGCTGGACGAGCCAACGCCGGTGCAGGAGATCGCCGACCGAGCAGATGTCTCGCGCCCAACGGCCGACGATGAACTCCAGCGACTGCGGAGTGATGACTGGGTCACCGAAACGACAGTCGACGGGACGAAAGCCTACGACCTGAATCCCGTGCGGATGCTCTTCGATGAAGTGACGGACCTGATCGAAGCCCACTCGCGCGACGAACTGGAGAGCCAGCTCACGGAGCTGAAGGAGGAACAGGAAGAGCTGGCGACGGCGTACGACGTGAGTTCGCTCGGCGAGTTCCGAGGAGAACTCGCTGACGAGGAGTTCTCGGCTGAGGAGCGTCGCGAGCGTCGCAACGTGATCGCCACGTGGGAGGCGATCAACACGGAACTCGGGCTCGTGAAGCACGCCCTCCAACTGTACGATGACGTCGTGGAACTCCCGTCACCGTGGACTGACTCCCCCTCGACACTCGCCTAA
- a CDS encoding VOC family protein: protein MSYILDHTMMRVGDLEASLDWYRTHLAYEEKDRFEGDGFTIVYLGPEGMHEDGAMLELTHNEGETPKFGDAWGHIAVRVEDVYEAYEELMDGGVEDYRDPDSCGGGYAFVKDPDGHEVELVERDHGARWSLDHTMIRVEDADAAIGFWGRKFEYEGTGRWEADTFANYFMKPAGAPEEAMAVELTYNYDGRTYEHGDAWGHLCVRVDDLHDDWETLLKREAPDYRDPASCDDMYAFTKDGDEHEIELIERDGIDGDLFPF, encoded by the coding sequence ATGAGTTACATTCTCGACCACACGATGATGCGGGTGGGCGACCTAGAGGCGTCGCTCGACTGGTACCGGACACATCTGGCGTACGAGGAGAAAGACCGCTTCGAGGGGGACGGGTTCACCATCGTCTACCTCGGGCCGGAGGGTATGCACGAGGACGGGGCGATGCTCGAACTCACGCACAACGAGGGCGAGACGCCCAAGTTCGGCGACGCGTGGGGACACATCGCGGTGCGCGTCGAGGACGTCTACGAGGCCTACGAGGAACTGATGGACGGGGGCGTCGAGGACTACCGCGACCCCGACTCCTGTGGCGGGGGGTACGCGTTCGTGAAAGATCCCGACGGACACGAGGTGGAGTTGGTCGAACGCGACCACGGCGCACGGTGGAGCCTCGATCACACGATGATCCGCGTCGAGGACGCCGACGCGGCGATCGGTTTCTGGGGTCGGAAGTTCGAGTACGAAGGGACCGGGCGCTGGGAGGCCGACACCTTCGCCAACTACTTCATGAAGCCCGCGGGGGCCCCCGAAGAGGCGATGGCGGTCGAACTCACCTACAACTACGACGGGCGCACGTACGAACACGGCGACGCGTGGGGACATCTCTGTGTCCGGGTCGACGACCTCCACGACGACTGGGAGACGCTGTTGAAACGCGAAGCGCCGGACTACCGCGATCCGGCCTCGTGTGACGATATGTACGCGTTCACGAAAGACGGCGACGAACACGAGATCGAACTCATAGAGCGCGACGGGATCGACGGCGACCTCTTCCCGTTCTGA
- a CDS encoding IS6 family transposase: protein MHEITRLSDGSDWIELEFVKRQLTPEFAIRLGIRMHVAGLSLSNTTSILERLGVERSRAAVHSRVQKADLQPEGGASPDHVALDETVIRINGQQYWLYAAVDPETNAFLHIRLLSTYTTVLTEIFPSELREKHDVETTVFLVDDAQWLQTALDRHGLDCRHEFHGNRNTAERIFREVKGQTVLFSNTFNHVEPTTVETWLQALAVW from the coding sequence ATGCACGAAATCACACGCCTCAGCGACGGTAGCGACTGGATCGAATTAGAGTTTGTGAAGCGTCAGCTGACACCCGAGTTCGCGATCCGGCTCGGTATTCGGATGCACGTGGCAGGACTATCACTTTCGAATACTACCTCGATTCTTGAAAGGTTGGGTGTCGAACGCTCTCGAGCGGCCGTCCACAGCCGGGTGCAGAAGGCCGACCTACAGCCCGAAGGCGGTGCGAGTCCGGATCACGTTGCACTCGACGAAACCGTGATTCGAATCAACGGACAGCAGTATTGGCTGTATGCTGCCGTCGATCCTGAAACGAACGCATTCCTTCATATCCGGCTTCTTAGCACGTATACGACCGTCCTAACCGAAATCTTCCCGAGTGAATTACGCGAGAAACACGATGTCGAAACCACCGTGTTTCTCGTCGACGATGCTCAGTGGCTCCAAACTGCCCTCGACCGACACGGCCTCGATTGCAGACACGAATTCCATGGCAATCGGAATACCGCCGAACGTATATTTAGAGAAGTGAAAGGCCAAACAGTTTTGTTTTCAAATACGTTCAACCACGTAGAGCCGACGACCGTAGAAACGTGGCTTCAAGCCCTTGCCGTCTGGTAG
- a CDS encoding Lrp/AsnC family transcriptional regulator codes for MQELDETDVIILQLLSEDARRTYNEISSAVDLSPPAVSDRINRLKEQGVIRRFTIDIDYELVGGGTNVLMILDAVPNRVAELQAALETSENVDQYFVSADSSLYVFGKLPRDTPHKWIAETLGSERLRDIRIKIVTNTGRTPSVHDRWTEEDAGRRSSSGFR; via the coding sequence ATGCAAGAACTGGACGAAACCGATGTCATCATCCTCCAACTACTGTCGGAAGATGCACGCCGCACGTACAACGAAATCTCGTCGGCGGTCGATCTCTCCCCCCCAGCCGTCTCGGATCGCATCAACCGGCTCAAAGAGCAGGGGGTTATCCGCCGGTTCACCATCGACATCGACTACGAACTGGTCGGCGGGGGAACGAACGTACTGATGATTCTCGACGCCGTTCCGAACCGTGTCGCCGAACTCCAGGCGGCACTGGAGACGAGCGAGAACGTCGACCAGTATTTCGTCTCCGCCGACTCCTCGCTGTACGTGTTCGGCAAACTCCCGCGGGACACTCCACACAAGTGGATCGCCGAAACCCTCGGTAGCGAGCGACTACGCGACATCCGAATAAAGATCGTCACCAACACGGGTCGCACCCCGAGCGTCCACGACCGATGGACAGAGGAGGACGCAGGCCGACGGAGCTCTTCCGGATTTCGGTAG
- the ftsY gene encoding signal recognition particle-docking protein FtsY, with product MFDGLKEKLDSFRSDVEESADAAEMESEADAVESESESESDPDPDSTAEAEPEAEATADADGSDDSGPGRLQRAKAFATGKVVLEEEDLEDPLWNLEMALLESDVEMGVAEAILDDLRESLIGETKSQMASTGDLVADALRDALLDVISVGQFDFEARIAEADKPVTIVFTGVNGVGKTTTIAKMARYLEERGYSSVLANGDTYRAGANEQIREHAEALGKRLIAHEQGGDPAAVIYDGVEYAEANDVDVVLGDTAGRLHTSSDLMAQLEKIDRVVDPDLTIFVDEAVAGQDAVERAKQFDDAAEIDGAVLTKADADSQGGAAISVAYVTGKPVLFLGTGQGYDDLDRFDPEELVADLVG from the coding sequence ATGTTCGACGGACTGAAAGAGAAGCTAGACAGTTTCCGGAGCGACGTGGAGGAGAGTGCCGACGCCGCCGAGATGGAGTCCGAGGCCGACGCGGTCGAATCGGAATCGGAATCGGAATCGGACCCCGACCCCGACTCGACCGCCGAGGCGGAACCCGAAGCCGAAGCCACGGCGGACGCCGACGGCTCGGACGACTCCGGACCCGGTCGCCTCCAGCGGGCCAAGGCCTTCGCCACCGGCAAAGTCGTCCTCGAGGAGGAAGACCTCGAAGATCCGCTCTGGAACCTCGAGATGGCCCTGCTGGAGAGCGACGTGGAGATGGGAGTCGCCGAGGCCATCCTCGACGACCTTCGCGAGAGTCTGATCGGCGAGACCAAATCCCAGATGGCGAGCACCGGCGACCTCGTCGCCGACGCCCTCCGGGATGCCCTGCTCGACGTGATCAGCGTCGGCCAGTTCGATTTCGAGGCCCGTATCGCCGAGGCGGACAAGCCCGTCACCATCGTCTTCACCGGCGTCAACGGCGTCGGCAAGACGACGACCATCGCGAAGATGGCCCGGTATCTGGAGGAGCGGGGCTACTCCTCGGTGCTCGCCAACGGTGATACCTACCGCGCGGGCGCGAACGAGCAGATCCGTGAACACGCCGAGGCGCTCGGCAAGCGGCTGATCGCTCACGAACAGGGCGGCGATCCCGCGGCCGTCATCTACGACGGCGTGGAGTACGCCGAGGCCAACGACGTGGATGTCGTCCTCGGCGACACCGCCGGCCGCCTGCACACGTCGAGCGACCTCATGGCGCAGTTGGAGAAGATCGACCGCGTCGTCGATCCCGACCTCACCATCTTCGTCGACGAGGCGGTCGCGGGTCAGGACGCCGTCGAACGCGCCAAGCAGTTCGACGACGCCGCCGAAATCGACGGCGCGGTGCTGACGAAAGCCGACGCCGACTCGCAGGGCGGCGCCGCCATCTCCGTCGCCTACGTGACCGGCAAGCCAGTCCTCTTTCTCGGCACCGGACAGGGGTACGACGACCTCGATCGGTTCGACCCCGAGGAACTGGTCGCCGACCTCGTCGGGTAG
- a CDS encoding DUF2589 domain-containing protein, producing MTGLDDLENLPLSVLFSGPLVAAIDASIQSQSETIEMLLETGFDSDGDLVTVTFGYTTTEVDPETGRERRVSKEIDVPLLLFLSLPNLQVSKIEEEFSARITETEGTDRSTKLGRVSAPRRLNVKPAGQSTTLDRTTKAQFDMNIRMVAELENGSTGMEMLERAANNAVFERVDEKRTERLEKRRRASSITPERVHEAESDNRDD from the coding sequence GTGACGGGACTCGACGATCTGGAGAACCTGCCGCTCTCGGTCCTCTTTTCCGGGCCGCTGGTGGCGGCTATCGACGCCAGCATTCAGTCTCAGTCCGAGACGATCGAGATGCTGCTGGAAACCGGGTTCGATTCGGACGGCGACCTGGTCACGGTGACGTTCGGCTACACGACGACCGAGGTCGACCCGGAGACCGGACGGGAGCGACGCGTCAGCAAGGAGATCGACGTTCCCCTCCTGTTGTTCCTCTCGTTGCCGAACCTACAGGTCAGCAAGATCGAGGAGGAGTTCTCCGCGCGGATCACGGAGACCGAAGGGACCGATCGATCGACGAAACTGGGTCGCGTCTCGGCGCCCCGCCGTCTGAACGTCAAACCGGCCGGCCAGTCGACGACGCTCGACCGGACGACGAAAGCACAGTTCGACATGAACATCCGGATGGTCGCCGAACTCGAGAACGGATCGACCGGCATGGAGATGTTGGAACGGGCGGCGAACAACGCCGTCTTCGAACGGGTCGACGAGAAGCGAACCGAACGCCTCGAGAAGCGTCGTCGGGCGTCGTCGATCACGCCGGAACGGGTGCACGAAGCCGAGTCGGACAACCGCGATGACTGA
- a CDS encoding 50S ribosomal protein L39e: MGKKSKAKKKRLAKLENQNSRVPAWVMLKTDRQVTRNPKRRNWRRNDTDE; encoded by the coding sequence ATGGGCAAGAAATCGAAGGCGAAAAAGAAGCGCCTCGCGAAACTGGAGAACCAGAACAGCCGCGTGCCCGCCTGGGTCATGCTCAAGACGGACCGACAGGTAACGCGCAACCCCAAGCGGCGCAACTGGCGCCGGAACGACACGGACGAATAG
- a CDS encoding helix-hairpin-helix domain-containing protein: MTELTEFLASLYDSFSEAEMQALQHGHQRLAELLESGTVPDDVAVPVYHASEVEITLDVGLVAEETKRGTEVFVTDAGEADASQLTFTVDLLELLERGDLDDLDGLVPTDDGPSKARERVDEDASTVVDESIDAVEDIDPEHRAALEAVGIERLTDLVDRSPTELSAAVEREGVDVSPETTAAWLDEARGLIALLSADDEALPVELVDGIGPVFGTRLRDAGITALSSLVERSPEEIAEATTSESVSVSSERAERWIDEASTKLRALEDAAAMRPGTEADESSDEPDTTEEET; the protein is encoded by the coding sequence ATGACTGAACTCACCGAGTTCCTCGCGTCGCTGTACGACTCGTTCTCCGAGGCGGAGATGCAGGCACTCCAGCACGGACACCAGCGACTGGCGGAGCTTCTGGAATCGGGGACCGTCCCCGACGACGTCGCCGTCCCAGTCTACCACGCGAGCGAGGTGGAAATCACCCTCGACGTGGGGTTGGTCGCCGAGGAGACGAAACGCGGAACCGAGGTGTTCGTGACCGACGCCGGCGAGGCGGACGCCTCGCAACTCACCTTCACCGTCGATCTGCTCGAACTCCTCGAACGGGGGGACCTCGACGACCTGGACGGACTCGTCCCGACCGACGACGGTCCGTCGAAGGCACGCGAGCGCGTGGACGAGGACGCCTCGACGGTCGTGGACGAATCGATCGACGCCGTCGAGGACATCGACCCGGAGCATCGGGCGGCGCTCGAAGCCGTGGGCATCGAACGGCTGACGGATCTCGTCGATCGATCGCCGACGGAGCTCTCCGCGGCCGTCGAGCGCGAAGGCGTCGACGTGTCACCGGAGACGACGGCGGCCTGGCTCGACGAAGCCCGTGGGTTGATCGCGCTCCTGTCGGCGGACGACGAGGCGCTTCCGGTCGAACTCGTCGACGGGATCGGTCCCGTGTTCGGGACCCGGCTCCGGGACGCGGGGATCACGGCGCTCTCGTCGCTGGTCGAGCGCTCACCCGAGGAGATAGCCGAGGCGACGACTTCCGAGTCGGTGAGCGTCTCGTCCGAGCGTGCGGAGCGATGGATCGACGAAGCAAGCACCAAACTCCGGGCTCTCGAGGACGCAGCGGCGATGCGTCCCGGGACCGAGGCCGACGAATCGAGCGACGAACCCGACACGACGGAAGAGGAGACATGA
- a CDS encoding IclR family transcriptional regulator C-terminal domain-containing protein, protein MPSGRIDAKVNPTVSIAGPASRFQGDYFEEELARLVSDAANMIELKIQEY, encoded by the coding sequence TTGCCGTCTGGTAGAATCGATGCCAAGGTTAATCCGACCGTCAGTATCGCCGGGCCGGCGAGTCGCTTTCAGGGCGACTACTTCGAGGAGGAACTCGCCCGACTCGTCTCCGACGCGGCGAACATGATCGAACTGAAAATTCAGGAGTACTGA
- the rpl18a gene encoding 50S ribosomal protein L18Ae gives MSQYVVSGRFQDRLGHRDFEKTIDAPNENVAREHTLSQLGSEHGLKRTQVEISEVSAA, from the coding sequence ATGAGTCAGTACGTCGTCAGCGGGCGCTTTCAGGATCGACTCGGTCACCGGGACTTCGAAAAGACGATCGACGCACCCAACGAGAACGTCGCGCGCGAGCACACGCTCTCACAGCTCGGCAGCGAGCACGGCCTCAAGCGCACGCAGGTCGAGATCAGCGAGGTGAGCGCGGCATGA